One window from the genome of Williamwhitmania sp. encodes:
- a CDS encoding RNA polymerase sigma factor, whose protein sequence is MNTKEYNLCVDLYADNVYRFILKNIKDEDKAKDVVQDSFEKLWVKVGEVSFEKSKPYLFSIAYHTMIDLIRKEKRLVGMEAAPSEDMSHSEHYSDINELLHRAVQQLPEIQRNVILLRDYEGYSYEEIGEITGLNESQVKVYIYRARVFLKTYIGSLEMVI, encoded by the coding sequence ATGAATACTAAGGAGTACAACCTTTGCGTGGACCTATATGCTGATAATGTTTATCGCTTTATTCTTAAAAACATTAAGGATGAAGATAAGGCGAAAGACGTTGTACAGGATTCCTTTGAAAAATTGTGGGTTAAAGTGGGTGAGGTTTCCTTTGAGAAATCAAAACCATATCTTTTTAGCATTGCCTACCACACAATGATTGACTTAATTCGAAAGGAGAAGCGGCTCGTTGGAATGGAGGCGGCTCCTTCGGAAGATATGTCACATAGCGAACATTACTCTGACATTAACGAGCTGCTTCACAGAGCAGTTCAACAGCTACCAGAAATTCAGCGCAACGTAATTTTGCTGCGGGACTATGAGGGCTACTCATATGAAGAGATAGGTGAGATAACTGGACTAAACGAATCACAGGTAAAGGTTTATATTTACAGAGCAAGGGTTTTTCTTAAAACATACATTGGAAGTTTGGAGATGGTAATATAG
- a CDS encoding 5'-nucleotidase, lipoprotein e(P4) family, with protein sequence MKRISSLLILAVVVASCNKAPQPATVSTCDTTQNNLLLPVVWYQASAEMEALYIQGFNIAKMQLAEIVKKEKGKLAVVVDIDETMLNNSPLEAEFIKQNKGYSKAFWNEWTSKASAKATPGSVEFANYAKSKGVEIFYISNRDSSELGVTIANLKSVGFPYADSLHCLFKTNTSDKESRRQKVAHTHKIILLIGDNLGDFAEVFDLRRGNFGKEDVDSLKALFGSRYIILPNPMYGDWDRALARGKKLTTCEKDSARRSVLKGF encoded by the coding sequence ATGAAAAGAATTTCGAGCCTATTAATTCTGGCTGTGGTGGTAGCATCGTGCAACAAAGCACCTCAACCTGCAACTGTAAGCACATGCGATACAACACAGAACAACTTACTTTTACCGGTGGTTTGGTATCAGGCCTCAGCAGAAATGGAGGCGCTTTACATTCAAGGCTTCAATATTGCCAAAATGCAGCTGGCTGAGATCGTAAAAAAAGAAAAAGGCAAGCTCGCCGTTGTGGTAGACATTGACGAAACCATGCTTAACAATAGCCCACTTGAGGCCGAATTTATCAAGCAAAACAAAGGGTATAGCAAAGCTTTTTGGAACGAATGGACATCGAAGGCTTCAGCGAAAGCAACTCCCGGGTCGGTTGAATTTGCAAATTATGCCAAGAGTAAGGGCGTTGAAATATTTTACATCTCCAACCGCGACAGCTCCGAACTTGGCGTAACCATTGCCAATCTAAAAAGCGTTGGATTTCCTTATGCTGATTCCCTACACTGCCTGTTCAAAACAAACACCAGCGATAAGGAATCCCGTCGCCAAAAAGTTGCTCATACCCACAAAATTATTCTACTTATCGGCGACAACCTTGGCGACTTTGCTGAAGTATTCGACCTCAGGCGTGGAAATTTTGGAAAGGAAGACGTTGACAGCCTAAAAGCCTTGTTTGGCAGTCGGTATATCATTCTTCCTAACCCAATGTATGGCGACTGGGACAGAGCCCTCGCCCGTGGAAAGAAACTTACTACTTGCGAAAAAGACAGCGCAAGACGAAGCGTTCTTAAAGGTTTTTAA
- a CDS encoding PAS domain S-box protein: MKRIFFKVDRSFERKATLMVMIFFALLVAVFVVNGVKTKHQYRQWVINQTADRAKSEMRGVLQFSSFKYSRMVEDYAKSSTIAAALSEENTAKIFLAVQPSFSWMNRKGQDEIFLDFYNSAGNLVVGFNDSLETTLDSGIILRLNDISSPPNCSGYSLGPKGFYYFISSPIIYRNRVAGFVRLGLRDEGFVRQLTDSLNLKLCSVFPQKLINKGESGFMPIDNGNKGYLRGYGSDSLFLSSFTSNGVNANQIAYWGDRYYSIFPFFTVNSYSGQKICTIFFAVDTSAVNKDYRAYLWWLFGFSSFFLVLLFFLLRLLFRLPLGVIQDLKNNVEREVSCRSKEIIDANTELKQIFNSTANGLRIIDPNHDVVRVNDAYCKIFGLNREDVEGKKCYDTFPCRFCHTADCSIEKILAGENVVEFDEVSFHKSGKKIRCIHTLVPFLGERDEFLGIIEDTKDITERMNAEEILLKTERLHDAFLDNLTVGVFIKTPEQKMIYQNQLMDNSFGELADGNRSPDMIPEEVRLRWQVEDEVVLRDGKVVVEEKLIDRFGNERSFHTQKFLFRGIDESIRIGGISVDITARVEAERMLRILSKAINASPVSLVLANVNGIVELVNPAFTEITGFSDAESGGMNLSSCFFPGQDQKFVDKILSTVLAGNTWRGEMISYKKDGKEIWITASISPVKDRNGIIQHILIISEDISLRKEYENELRIAKERAEESDRLKMAFLANISHEIRTPLNAIVGFNTLLASPDLSQDDRERFLSIINQNSSHLLRTIENTIDLSKLETGQFKVVNAPCRLNEIMENVYADLFEQGLVSNSVKLSIKQELADSEMNILTDGYRLRHILENLLTNALRFTTNGFVEFGYTLKDPYNLLFYVVDSGVGISDEKQSHLFHPFTPGASPSNESGGLGIGLPLCKKMIKQLNGEVWFQSALGSGTSFYFTIPLVFVDAKFTTEKHLAINKPPVWTGKQILVVDDLEENFYLLRAAFKDSRARVLWAKNGVEAVDAFRKNPGIDVILMDLRMPTMDGYQATHQIKSMNSNIPVFCQTAFADEEEREKISRSGFDGLFTKPIRLSHLVAELDTILRN; the protein is encoded by the coding sequence TTGAAAAGAATTTTTTTTAAGGTTGACCGTTCGTTTGAACGAAAGGCAACCTTAATGGTAATGATTTTTTTTGCCTTATTGGTTGCAGTTTTTGTTGTTAACGGGGTTAAAACCAAACACCAGTACCGACAGTGGGTAATTAATCAGACGGCAGACAGGGCAAAATCGGAGATGCGCGGTGTCCTGCAATTCTCTTCCTTCAAGTATTCTCGAATGGTGGAGGATTATGCTAAATCTTCAACGATTGCTGCTGCACTGTCTGAGGAAAATACGGCAAAGATTTTTTTGGCGGTTCAGCCGAGTTTTAGCTGGATGAACAGAAAGGGCCAAGATGAGATATTCTTGGATTTCTATAATTCAGCTGGTAATTTAGTTGTTGGCTTCAACGATTCACTTGAGACAACCCTTGATAGTGGGATTATTCTGCGGTTAAATGACATAAGTTCTCCCCCCAATTGTAGCGGGTATAGTTTAGGCCCCAAGGGGTTTTACTATTTTATTTCAAGCCCTATTATTTATCGAAATCGGGTGGCTGGATTTGTAAGACTTGGCCTTCGCGACGAAGGCTTTGTTCGACAATTAACCGATTCGCTGAATCTTAAACTCTGTAGCGTCTTCCCTCAAAAATTAATAAACAAAGGCGAATCAGGATTCATGCCCATTGATAATGGTAACAAGGGTTATCTCCGTGGTTATGGAAGCGATTCTCTCTTCCTTTCATCCTTCACAAGTAATGGGGTTAATGCTAATCAGATAGCATATTGGGGTGATCGATATTACTCTATTTTTCCATTTTTTACCGTGAACAGCTATAGTGGACAAAAAATTTGCACCATCTTTTTTGCTGTCGATACAAGCGCGGTCAACAAGGATTACCGAGCATATTTGTGGTGGTTGTTTGGCTTTTCCTCATTTTTTCTAGTCCTGCTCTTTTTCCTGTTAAGGTTGTTGTTTCGTCTTCCCCTTGGAGTTATTCAGGATTTAAAAAATAACGTGGAGCGAGAAGTTAGCTGTAGGTCGAAGGAAATTATTGATGCCAATACTGAGCTGAAACAAATATTTAACTCCACGGCAAATGGACTGCGGATTATTGATCCCAACCATGATGTTGTTCGAGTTAACGACGCTTATTGTAAAATATTTGGTCTAAACAGGGAGGATGTCGAGGGCAAAAAGTGCTATGATACTTTCCCTTGTCGATTCTGCCATACTGCCGACTGCTCCATTGAAAAAATATTGGCGGGTGAAAACGTGGTCGAGTTTGACGAGGTTTCCTTTCATAAGTCAGGTAAAAAAATAAGGTGCATTCATACACTTGTACCATTCTTGGGTGAACGCGATGAATTTCTTGGTATTATTGAAGACACCAAGGACATTACTGAAAGGATGAATGCCGAAGAAATTCTCCTTAAAACAGAACGTCTCCACGATGCTTTTTTAGATAACCTTACCGTTGGTGTATTCATAAAAACACCAGAACAGAAAATGATCTATCAAAATCAGCTGATGGATAATTCTTTTGGGGAACTAGCGGATGGGAATCGGTCACCTGACATGATACCGGAGGAGGTGCGGTTACGTTGGCAAGTTGAAGATGAGGTGGTGTTGCGTGATGGCAAAGTGGTTGTTGAGGAAAAACTTATAGATCGTTTTGGAAATGAACGCAGCTTTCATACTCAAAAATTTCTTTTTCGAGGTATTGACGAAAGCATTCGAATAGGAGGAATAAGCGTAGATATTACAGCACGTGTTGAGGCGGAGCGAATGTTACGCATCCTTTCTAAGGCAATTAATGCATCACCAGTTTCGCTGGTGCTTGCTAATGTAAATGGCATTGTTGAGTTGGTAAATCCTGCATTTACTGAAATCACCGGATTTTCCGACGCGGAATCAGGAGGTATGAACCTTTCTTCTTGCTTTTTTCCAGGCCAAGATCAAAAATTTGTGGATAAAATTCTATCAACTGTTCTTGCTGGAAATACCTGGCGTGGAGAGATGATTTCATACAAAAAGGATGGCAAAGAAATCTGGATTACGGCCAGCATTTCACCCGTTAAAGATCGAAACGGAATAATTCAGCATATTCTCATCATTTCAGAGGACATATCTTTGAGGAAGGAATATGAGAACGAGCTTCGGATAGCAAAGGAGCGAGCCGAAGAGTCTGACAGACTTAAGATGGCTTTTCTGGCCAATATCTCACACGAGATTCGTACTCCCCTGAATGCCATTGTTGGGTTTAACACCCTGCTTGCCTCGCCTGACTTGAGCCAGGATGACCGAGAGCGTTTCCTTTCGATAATCAACCAAAACAGTAGCCATCTTTTGCGTACTATTGAAAATACCATCGATCTTTCCAAGTTGGAAACAGGGCAGTTTAAGGTTGTTAACGCTCCTTGTAGGCTTAACGAAATTATGGAAAATGTTTACGCAGATTTATTTGAGCAGGGCTTGGTATCTAACAGCGTTAAACTTTCTATTAAGCAGGAGTTGGCCGATTCAGAAATGAATATTCTTACCGATGGATACCGACTTAGGCACATCCTAGAGAATTTGCTTACCAACGCCCTAAGATTTACCACCAATGGATTTGTGGAGTTTGGATATACGCTAAAAGATCCCTATAATCTTCTTTTTTATGTGGTTGATTCTGGCGTTGGCATATCTGACGAGAAGCAATCTCACCTTTTTCACCCATTTACACCTGGCGCTTCCCCGTCAAACGAGAGCGGTGGCCTTGGCATTGGACTACCTCTTTGTAAGAAAATGATAAAGCAGCTGAATGGAGAAGTATGGTTTCAGTCGGCTCTCGGCAGTGGAACATCCTTTTACTTCACCATCCCGCTTGTGTTTGTGGATGCAAAATTTACAACAGAGAAGCATCTAGCAATCAACAAACCACCTGTGTGGACGGGCAAGCAGATTTTGGTTGTTGACGATTTGGAGGAGAATTTTTATTTGCTGCGAGCCGCGTTTAAAGATTCCAGAGCAAGAGTGCTGTGGGCAAAAAATGGGGTGGAGGCAGTCGATGCTTTTAGAAAGAATCCAGGGATTGACGTCATCCTTATGGACCTTAGGATGCCGACGATGGATGGCTACCAGGCCACGCATCAAATTAAGTCGATGAATAGCAACATCCCCGTATTTTGCCAAACTGCCTTTGCCGATGAGGAGGAGCGCGAAAAAATTAGCCGTTCTGGCTTCGATGGATTGTTTACTAAGCCAATTCGATTATCACATTTGGTTGCCGAGCTCGATACCATCTTGCGAAACTAA
- a CDS encoding 5-formyltetrahydrofolate cyclo-ligase: protein MDNNSITRKKDLLRREIKTIKRAMTPLQIAEKSTAIHRQLELMTEFQEANTILAYMALPDEVQTLSFLQSWIAKKRIVLPVVNGDTLDLREYFPDGRLQKSGSFGIMEPHQGPLVSPDEIDFAIIPGLAFDCENNRLGRGKAFYDKLLRTSGFFKVGVCFLEQLVDNVPVDEFDVKMDRVIVA from the coding sequence ATGGACAACAATAGTATCACTAGGAAAAAGGATCTTCTTCGGCGGGAGATTAAAACAATAAAGAGAGCGATGACTCCACTTCAGATTGCTGAAAAATCGACAGCCATTCATCGGCAATTAGAGTTGATGACTGAGTTTCAGGAGGCGAATACAATATTGGCCTATATGGCACTTCCTGACGAGGTTCAAACGCTATCTTTCCTTCAATCGTGGATCGCGAAAAAGAGAATTGTTTTGCCAGTAGTTAATGGAGACACACTTGACCTTAGAGAATATTTTCCTGATGGAAGGCTTCAAAAGAGTGGTAGTTTTGGAATCATGGAGCCGCATCAAGGTCCACTTGTTTCGCCAGATGAAATTGACTTTGCAATTATTCCCGGTTTGGCTTTCGACTGTGAGAACAACAGACTTGGCAGAGGTAAGGCATTTTATGATAAGCTGCTTCGTACTTCTGGATTTTTTAAGGTTGGTGTTTGTTTTTTGGAGCAGCTTGTTGATAATGTTCCAGTTGATGAGTTTGATGTAAAGATGGATCGGGTTATTGTTGCATAA